The Planococcus halocryophilus nucleotide sequence GTGCATGTTGTGCTTGCTTTAATGCAAACTCATAAAAGTCAGCTTGTTTTTCTTGTTTGCTCAGTTTTCGTATATGTGAACGACGAATTTTATCAAGAACAAACTGACCACCACTCGAGGCATTGATTTCATTTAAATCCCCAGTTTCAGTAGCAGTCAGCCAAACTAAAACTTGCATAATCGTAAACGTTTCATCGTAGGATTCATCATCCCCTTGCAACAATTCAACAAATCTAGCCAAATCGATATAATGAGATACCCCTTTGATCAATGAAATTCGTACGGGCGCACCAATAAATTCCTCAACCATTTTACCTTCTTTTAGCACAAGTTGATCTTGCTGATGGGTCGTGTACGTACTGATCAATACTTGCTTTCCAGTATCAAGTGCAAAGTTTACTGCTGGCAATAAATAGCCAATCGTTTTTCCCATACCGGTAGATGCTTCGATTACCAATTCTTTTTTCTGAGTCAACGCTTCTTCAATTGATGTCATCATATCGTATTGACTTGGTCTTTTTTCGAAATTCGGAAAAACTTTTTCTAATCCATCACGCCAGTCCCGCGAATAGGATTGCTGGTTATTTAGTCTTTCTTCAAATAACCGTCTTGGCTTTAATGGAATTCCTTGAAACCTATCAAAATCATCAGCCTGTGCGTTTCTTTTTTCCTGGGTTAGTTCAAAGAAGAGTCGGGACAAATCTGATTTCAACTGAAACGACCGCTTATGCAGAAATGCCAATGTCGCATAGGGCAATGATACTAAATCCTGTTTAGCCCGTAAAAACAATAACGCTGTTGCCATCGCATCATCATCTGCACGATGCGCACTTTCTAAGGGGATGCCGAGCTCAGAAGTAATGTCCTGTAATTTAAAGCTAAATGCTGTAGGATACATTAGCCTGACTAGTTCGACTGTGTCCATCGTCAGTCCTTGCCATTTCGGCAAACCGCTACGCTTTAATTCAGCTTGCAAAAAAGGTAAATCAAAATTAGTATTGTGCGCTACAAAAATAGCATCTTGCATTTTTTCATAAACCGTTTCTGCATAATGCTCAAACGGCTTAGCCTCTGCAACATCTGCATCTGTAATATTCGTCAAATCTTGTATAAACAATGGAATTGTGCGACCCGGGTTTATAAATTCTGTATATGTATCGGTGATTTCACCGTTTTCGATTGTTACCATCGCGAGTTGAATAATCCGGTCACCTTTTGCAGGGGAATGGCCCGTTGTTTCAATATCGACAACGACATACTTTTGCGTATTCATCTTAGCCCCTCTTTCTTAGGTGATTGCCTAAAAAAATTGTAACATATCCTGTCGCTTTCCGCTTTCAAGATGAAAATTCAATCTTCTTTTGTTCTGCTACACAAAATAAAAAAGCTCCCTTTTTTAGGAGCTTTCAGACTGTAGACAAAGCCTATTCAAAATGTATCGTTGTGTATAACCACAACCGTTCTAGCCACTACGCTTTCCATGGGCTCAGCTTCAGCCTCCTCGTCACTGGCGTTCCTGCGGGGTCTTCAGCTTTCGCTGTCCCATAGGAGTCTTCGTGACCAGAACGGTTGTTAGCATGTAGCTTTTATTAGCGAGAGTAACCAACGAATCTACTTTTCAAGAGGCTTGATGAGTAATCACGCAAGGATCCGGAGCGCAATGCGGCGAAGGGCAAAGATGTGTTCCTGTAGCACTTCGAACGGAGCGTAGATCCCAGAATTTTTATACAGTTTGAAGCTTTCTTGTTTATGAGTTTTTCGCTTACATAACAGTTGCTTCAGGTTCGTAATGAATAATTTCTTTTATTTGGTTTTCAGCATCCATAATGGCGACAGTTGGTTTATGGTCACGTGCGTTTTCATTCATTACATAAGCATAAGATAAAATAATCACGATATCTCCACGCTGTACTAGACGGGCTGCTGCACCGTTAACACAAATAACGCCGCTCCCGCGTTCTCCTGCAATGATATACGTTTCAAAACGTGCACCGTTGTTGTTATTAACAATATGAACTTTTTCATTTGGCAACATGCCAACTGCATCAAGTAAGTCTTGGTCAATGGTAATGCTCCCTACATAATTTAAATCGGCTTCTGTTACAGTTGCGCGATGGATTTTTGAATTTAACATCATTCTAAGCATGAGTCAGTTCCCCTTTTGGTTGAAAATAATATTGTCGATTAAACGTGCTTTTTCAAACTTTACGGCTAATGCCAAAATGGCATCTTGTTGAATAGTAGTTGTTAACGTTGGATAATCGAGTAATTCAATATAATCGATGATTCCAGATGTATTTTCAGTTAAATAGACAGTCATTGGCTCAATCGGATCTTGACCTTGCAAAACCAACTCTTTCCCCATTTCCAATGCTTTTCTTAAATGAGGTGCTTCGTTCCTCTCCGCATCACTTAAGTAAACATTACGAGAGCTTTTCGCAAGCCCGTCATCTTCACGGACCGTTTCACCTCTTCTTATGGCCATTGGGAAATTATAATCTGCCACTAACGATTCAATAATCGCTAATTGTTGCGCATCTTTCTGGCCAAAATAAGCCAAATCCGCCTCAACCAAATGAAACAGCTTGGTGACTACTTTTAATACACCATCAAAATGACCTGGCCTTTTCGCGCCGCAAAGCACATCAGCTTGAGCGCCTGCAGATAGTTGAATTTGGCTTTCGCGCGGATACATTTCTTCAACGCTTGGCGCAAAAATAACGTCAGTTCCTGCCACATCGGCAAGCTCTTGGTCTCGTTTTAAGTCTCTTGGGTACCGATCAAAATCTTCGTTAGGTCCAAATTGAGCGGGATTAACAAAAATACTCATGACCACTTTGTCGTTTTCCGCTTTTGCTTTTTTGACTAGCGAAAGATGGCCTTCGTGCAGAAAACCCATCGTTGGCACAAGACCAATTGTTTTGCCAGCTTTTTTGGTATCACGAACCCATTCTTTCAATTCGTTTACCGTCTGTAAAATCAACATTTTTTCTCTCCTCTCGGGAAGAAAACCATATAAAAAGCCCTTCTGCTAAAAAAAGACAGAAGGACAGTAAATGTGCGTTAGGTTTCCTCCGTCCCTGTCGTGAATCTGATCAAGGCAGAACTTATTCGTATTCATTTTGGGTGTCTTGCGGTTGATTGGTGCAGTTCGTAGACGATACTGCCCATTAAAAATACTATAACAGAATTTCAGAAAAAAACATATTCCATGCTCATTGCTCATTAAACTAGAAAAAGTGAGCCCAATTAACTTTTATGAATCAGCCATTTCAATATCAGCTGAATAAATGCCGTGAAGTTTCCCATCGGACGTTCGTAATTGAAGAACTCCTTCCTCGGTAATTCCTTCGGCAATGCCTTCAAGTGTTTGATTGGTCATACGAGCTCTGACAGGTTGTCCAATTGTTGTCGAATAACTTTCCCACAAAATTTTCAGCATGCCAAATCCTTCATCAATATACATTTGCGTATAAAGCTCCATGTAAAACAACACAGACTGCACTAATTTTTGACGATTAACGGTTTCTCCACTCGCCATTTTCAATGAAGTCGCGATATCTTGTACTTCACGGTCAAAATCTTCTTTTTCCTGATTGACGTTTAGTCCGATTCCAATAATCAGTGCTTGTATACCATCTGCGTCGGATTGAAGCTCAGTTAAAATGCCTGTACATTTTTTGCCATTAAGCAAAATATCATTCGGCCATTTAATTTTCGGTTGCAATTTAGTGACTTCTTCGATTGCGCGAACAATCGCTACAGCAGTTACTAATGTAAATTGAGGTGCTTTTTGTGGTGCCACAGCTGGTCGTAGGATAATACTCATCCATACGCCTTTTTTAGCAGCAGAATCCCATTTCCGAGCCATTCTGCCACGTCCAGCCGTCTGAGTTTCTGTAAGTACGACAGTGCCATCTTGAGCTCCTTCTTGAGCTAATTGATGAGCAATAATTTGAGTGGATGCACAACTTTCGACATATTCGATTTCTTGGCCGATTCGTTTTGTTTTCAATCCTGTTTGAATACCTAAAGGCTCTAATGTGTCTGGTGCAGTGACAATGCGATAGCCTTTTCTTTTGACCGATTCAATATCATAGCCTTTTTCTTCAAGCTCTTTTATGTGCTTCCAGATAGCTGTTCTAGAAATGCCAAATTCATCTGCTAACTGCTGACCTGATACAGCTTCACCATTCGATTCCATTAATCGTTTTGCTATCTTAAGTGTGACTGTGATATTCATCTTCAAACCAGTCCTTTATCAATTCTTTGTCGTTTTTTAATATCCCATATACAATAAGTCTTTCAATTTTCTCAATCCATACTTTTAACCATGGTCCGGATTTCGCCCCACTCCACTCGATTAAATCCCAGCCATCGACCGCAAGTTCAGATCTTGATTGAATCGGCAATTGTCGCTTTATAGCAGCTAAATCTTTCTTTTTTCCTGTTACGCGTGAAGCCATTTCCAATTGTTTCAGTGTGTATTTGTAAAATGTCCATTGATCCCACGTGTTTAACGCGGTTAGTTCTAAACTTTTTTCTATGAGTCGTTTTTCTTCATTAGAAAAACGATAATCTTTTATATCCGTAAACTGACGTTTTTGCTGATGCAATAAATATAACCAACCATAAGTAGGGTTTCCGTCTGTATGATACGTTATCCAGTCCACTTCGAATAAACCACCAACCGGCAAAAATCGCGTTAAAACGGAATCTTTCAAGTAAGCCATGCTTTTTTGCATGCTTGGATTGACAAAAATTTTGTCAATCTCTGACTTTAGCCGTTCCACAGCAATAAATCTAATTAACCGTGCATGTCGTCGTATAGAAAGCAGTGTTTTCATATCGATAATAAAATCTAGCTGTCCTGAAAACCGAATTGCGCGCAACATTCGTAACGCATCTTCTTCAAAACGTTCATCCGGATCCCCAACTGCACGGATCACTTTATTTTTCAAATCTTCTTTTCCACCAAATGGATCAATAATTTTGAGATCTTCAGTCATCGCCATTGCATTGATCGTAAAGTCACGACGACGCAAATCTTCTTCAAGCGAAAGAACAAACTCGACTGAATCCGGTCTACGATTATCGGAATAGCTACTCTCTGTACGAAACGTCGTCACTTCAATACCTTCTCCGTCTAGTAATACTAAAACTGTTCCATGGTCAATGCCCGTGTCGACAGTACGATCAAATAATACTTTTACTTGCTGTGGCAAAGCCGATGAAGCCACATCCACATCATGCGGCGTTTTCCCTAACAATAAATCACGTACCGCTCCACCAACTATATATGCCTCGAAACCCGCTGCTTTTAATGTGTGGATGACTTTAATGGCCGTATTCATTGTTCTTCATCCTTTGGCATCAGCTGTTCGTATAAACCTTCATATTGCTCTAGGATTTTTGAAGAATGAAAATGCTCGGACACCGTGTCCAATGCGCCTTGACGTAAATTTTGCAATTGTACCTCATCACTCAACATGTCAACTACATATCGAGCCGCCTGCTCTGTGTCTCCAAGTTCGACCAAAAACCCATTGACTCCCGGATTAATAATTTCAGGCATACCACCGATGTTTGTCCCAATGACCGGAACTCCACACGCCATTGCTTCTAGCAGCACCAAACCAAATGCTTCTTTTTCAGAAAGCAAAAGTTTAATGTCACTAATGCTATAAAATTCTGCAAGATCGTCTCGTTTTCCTAGAAACAATACATGTTCTTCTATTTCTAAATCCCGCACTTGTTGAATGATTCGTCCCATTTCAGGTCCATCGCCTACTAGTAATAATTTGCAGCTTATTTGTTGATGAGCCAGTGAAAAAGTTTTGATAACATCTTGAACGCGTTTAACGTTACGGAAGTTTGAAACGTGAATCATCACTTTCTCAGCAGCATCGATGCCGAGTTGTTCCTTTAGTTTTGTTTCACTTTTAGGGTGATACTCTCTTTCATCGACAAAATTATAAACCGTCTCAATCGTTTTGTCCGGTTGGATCAGCTCATAAGTTTGGTCTCTAAGTGAATTAGAAACAGCCGTGACGATATCAGATTTTTCAATACCGTAGCGAATCGCTTCTTTCAAAGAAGAATCCGATCCTAATACCGTAATATCTGTGCCGTGTAGTGTTGTTACGATGCCAATGTTTGAGCCGGCCATATCGCGCCCAAGAATAGCGCATACAGCATGAGGAATGGCGTAATGGACATGGAGAAGATCCAGCCCTTCATTTTTGATCACTTCAGAAATTTTTGTGGCTAACGCAATATCGTAAGGGGCATATTGAAAGACGGAATACGTATTGATGTCAACTTGATGATTAAAGATATTTGGATACGTTTTATTCAAACGGAAAGGAGTGCTAGACGTAATAAAATGAACTTCGTGTCCTTTTTCCGCCAACATTTTTCCTAGTTCAGTGGCAATAACACCAGATCCTCCAACAGTTGGATAGCAAGTGATGCCGATTTTCATTTTTCGCACGCTGTTCTCTCCTATCCTCTTCTTTCTCCAAGCAGACGCCAGTCTATAAAGCCTTCTTTTAACCCTTTAAGAAGAACTTCAGCTGTTCCCATGTTCGTGGCTAAAGGTATGCCATAGACGTCACACAGGCGGATTAACGCTGTGACATCAGGTTCATGCGGTTGTGCAGTCAATGGATCACGGAAAAAAATAATCATATCCATTTCATCTTGTGCAATCATTGCACCGATTTGCTGATCTCCACCAAGTGGGCCAGAGCGAAAGCGGGTTACTGATAAATTGGTTTCGTCAATGATTCTTTGACCAGTCGTTCCTGTTGCATAAAGTCCATGTTCAGCTAAAATTGGCTCGTAAGCTAATGCAAATTGAATCAGGTCATCTTTTTTACGGTCATGGGCAATCAAAGCTATATTCATATTATCGTCCCCTTTAGTCGATTATGTGTTCTAAACCATAAATCAATTCTTCTTTTTCCATCACGGTTTGAATAGATAAAATCACACCAGACATAAATGAGCCTCGATTAAATGAATCATGTCGAAGCGTTAGCATTTGACCTTCCCCGCCAAGTAATACTTGTTGGTGAGCTACCAATCCAGGCAAACGAACACTATGGATGCGCATACCATCGTAATTTGCACCACGTGCACCTTCGAGAATTTCTTTTTCGCGGACATGCCCTTGCTCATGAATAGGACGTTGCTGTGAAATCAAATGTGCAGTTTTCATCGCTGTTCCAGAAGGAGCATCAAGTTTTTGATCATGATGCATTTCAATAATCTCAATATCCGGTAAATATTTAGCTGCTTGTTCTGCAAACTTCATCATTAATACCGCCCCAATTGCAAAGTTCGGTGCAATAATGCAACCAATTTTTGATTCTTTTGAAAGCGCCTTTAATTCCTCTAGTTGCTCATCCGAAAAACCTGTCGTGCCAACAACAGGTCGTATATTCAATTCCAATGCCTGTTTTGTATGTTCGTAAACAAATTCTGGCGTAGTCAAATCGACAAGTACATCCGGCTTGGTTTCAGCGTTGAGCTGTTCAAGATCGATATAAATAGGAGCAGTGAAATTAGAAGGAAATAATTTTGTGTCAGCTATTGTGTCGCCGACTTTTTTATAATCTAAAACAGAAACAAGTTCCATTTCGGCATGATTCATAACTGTATGTACTGCTTCTTTACCCATTTTTCCTCTTGCCCCTGCAATTGCTACGCGAATTGTCATTTTTGTTCATCCTTTCGTGTCCAACGATTTTGATCTCTATTGTTAAATTTATCAATTACTCGGTCATGAGCATCCGCAAGATCGATGTCCATAGAGTTTGCCATACAGATCAAAACAAATAGAACGTCGCCCATTTCTTCTTCGATACTGTTTTCAGCCTCTGAACTTTTCTTTTTTTTCGGACCGTATTCATGCATGACTTCTCTAGAAAGTTCACCAAGTTCTTCTGTTAAACGAGCCATCATTTCCATCGGTTGAAAATAGCCTTCTTTGAATTGCCCAATGTATGTGTCAACCTCTTGCTGAAGCTGTTTCATGGTTTTTTCCCCGCTCATTACATCACACTCCTCAGTCAATCGTAAAGAAAACTTGAGATGTTGTCAAAACACATTATTTCAACGATAATACAGAAGTCTACATTTACGAAAGGGGCTTGGCATAATTGAAAGAGTTAAAAATTAAAAACATCTTATTTATCCTTCTCGGTGCTGCCATTTACAGTTTTGGATTTGTTCATTTTAATATCCAAAACGAATTGGGAGAAGGCGGTTTCGCTGGTATTACATTGATTTTGTACTTTATCTTTAATTGGGACCCCGCATTGATGAACTTGTTATTAAATATCCCATTATTTTTTATAGGATGGAAACTTCTTGGTAGAAAAGTTTTTCTTTACACTATTATCGGGACTGTAGCAGTTTCTGCTTTTTTGAAAGTTTTTCTGGTTTACGAAATTCAAATCAATTTACAAGATGACTTATTTTTAGCCGCCTTGTTTGCCGGTGTCTTTATTGGGATTGGACTTGGAATCATATTCCGATTTGGAGGTACTACAGGAGGCGTCGATATTATTGCGCGCTTGGCACAAAAATACATAGGTTGGAGCATGGGGAAAACAATGTTTCTTTTTGACGCAGCTGTCATCATGCTATCTTGGTTAACATTCCTTGACCACCGCTCAATGATGTATACACTTGTAGCAGTGTTTGTTGGTGCGCGTGTTATTGATTTTGTGCAAGAAGGTGCTTATTCTGGCCGTGGCGCATTGATCATTTCAAATTCCCAAGAAGAAATCGCCAGCCGTATTGCCATCGAAATGGATCGTGGCATCACGATTCTTCGTGGCTACGGTCATTTCACAAAAGAAGAACGGGAAGTTTTGTATTGCGTTATTGCACGAAATGAAATTGTTCGACTAAAAAGCATAATTAACTCTGTTGATCCTCATGCCTTCGTTTCCTTAATGGACGTTCATGATGTGATGGGCGAAGGGTTTACACTAGATGAAGAAAAACGTCCGATAGGTTAATCTAAAACGATAATATAGAAAAAAACGGCCCTTTTACGGGCCGTTTTTTTATGAGCGGTTCATACCTGTATAGATTAAAATTAATCGTGCAAGTTCAAGAACCGCCACTGCTGTAGCTGCAACATAAGTCATCGCTGCTGCGCTTAATACTTTTTTCGCATCACGCTCTTCTTCATTACGGATAATATTATGTGACAAAAGCTGATCCATCGCACGGCTCGAGGCATTAAATTCGACTGGCAAAGTTATTAGCTGGAATACTACTCCAGCAGCCAATAAGATGATACCAATCAATAATGCACCACTCCATGCTGAAAAGAAGCCAATCATAATAAAGATCCAAGACATATTCGATGAAACGTTAACGATTGGTACAAGGCGATGACGCAAG carries:
- the panD gene encoding aspartate 1-decarboxylase; amino-acid sequence: MLRMMLNSKIHRATVTEADLNYVGSITIDQDLLDAVGMLPNEKVHIVNNNNGARFETYIIAGERGSGVICVNGAAARLVQRGDIVIILSYAYVMNENARDHKPTVAIMDAENQIKEIIHYEPEATVM
- the panC gene encoding pantoate--beta-alanine ligase, with protein sequence MLILQTVNELKEWVRDTKKAGKTIGLVPTMGFLHEGHLSLVKKAKAENDKVVMSIFVNPAQFGPNEDFDRYPRDLKRDQELADVAGTDVIFAPSVEEMYPRESQIQLSAGAQADVLCGAKRPGHFDGVLKVVTKLFHLVEADLAYFGQKDAQQLAIIESLVADYNFPMAIRRGETVREDDGLAKSSRNVYLSDAERNEAPHLRKALEMGKELVLQGQDPIEPMTVYLTENTSGIIDYIELLDYPTLTTTIQQDAILALAVKFEKARLIDNIIFNQKGN
- a CDS encoding biotin--[acetyl-CoA-carboxylase] ligase codes for the protein MNITVTLKIAKRLMESNGEAVSGQQLADEFGISRTAIWKHIKELEEKGYDIESVKRKGYRIVTAPDTLEPLGIQTGLKTKRIGQEIEYVESCASTQIIAHQLAQEGAQDGTVVLTETQTAGRGRMARKWDSAAKKGVWMSIILRPAVAPQKAPQFTLVTAVAIVRAIEEVTKLQPKIKWPNDILLNGKKCTGILTELQSDADGIQALIIGIGLNVNQEKEDFDREVQDIATSLKMASGETVNRQKLVQSVLFYMELYTQMYIDEGFGMLKILWESYSTTIGQPVRARMTNQTLEGIAEGITEEGVLQLRTSDGKLHGIYSADIEMADS
- a CDS encoding CCA tRNA nucleotidyltransferase, producing MNTAIKVIHTLKAAGFEAYIVGGAVRDLLLGKTPHDVDVASSALPQQVKVLFDRTVDTGIDHGTVLVLLDGEGIEVTTFRTESSYSDNRRPDSVEFVLSLEEDLRRRDFTINAMAMTEDLKIIDPFGGKEDLKNKVIRAVGDPDERFEEDALRMLRAIRFSGQLDFIIDMKTLLSIRRHARLIRFIAVERLKSEIDKIFVNPSMQKSMAYLKDSVLTRFLPVGGLFEVDWITYHTDGNPTYGWLYLLHQQKRQFTDIKDYRFSNEEKRLIEKSLELTALNTWDQWTFYKYTLKQLEMASRVTGKKKDLAAIKRQLPIQSRSELAVDGWDLIEWSGAKSGPWLKVWIEKIERLIVYGILKNDKELIKDWFEDEYHSHT
- the bshA gene encoding N-acetyl-alpha-D-glucosaminyl L-malate synthase BshA; amino-acid sequence: MRKMKIGITCYPTVGGSGVIATELGKMLAEKGHEVHFITSSTPFRLNKTYPNIFNHQVDINTYSVFQYAPYDIALATKISEVIKNEGLDLLHVHYAIPHAVCAILGRDMAGSNIGIVTTLHGTDITVLGSDSSLKEAIRYGIEKSDIVTAVSNSLRDQTYELIQPDKTIETVYNFVDEREYHPKSETKLKEQLGIDAAEKVMIHVSNFRNVKRVQDVIKTFSLAHQQISCKLLLVGDGPEMGRIIQQVRDLEIEEHVLFLGKRDDLAEFYSISDIKLLLSEKEAFGLVLLEAMACGVPVIGTNIGGMPEIINPGVNGFLVELGDTEQAARYVVDMLSDEVQLQNLRQGALDTVSEHFHSSKILEQYEGLYEQLMPKDEEQ
- a CDS encoding methylglyoxal synthase, whose translation is MNIALIAHDRKKDDLIQFALAYEPILAEHGLYATGTTGQRIIDETNLSVTRFRSGPLGGDQQIGAMIAQDEMDMIIFFRDPLTAQPHEPDVTALIRLCDVYGIPLATNMGTAEVLLKGLKEGFIDWRLLGERRG
- the dapB gene encoding 4-hydroxy-tetrahydrodipicolinate reductase, with amino-acid sequence MTIRVAIAGARGKMGKEAVHTVMNHAEMELVSVLDYKKVGDTIADTKLFPSNFTAPIYIDLEQLNAETKPDVLVDLTTPEFVYEHTKQALELNIRPVVGTTGFSDEQLEELKALSKESKIGCIIAPNFAIGAVLMMKFAEQAAKYLPDIEIIEMHHDQKLDAPSGTAMKTAHLISQQRPIHEQGHVREKEILEGARGANYDGMRIHSVRLPGLVAHQQVLLGGEGQMLTLRHDSFNRGSFMSGVILSIQTVMEKEELIYGLEHIID
- a CDS encoding nucleotide pyrophosphohydrolase, whose amino-acid sequence is MSGEKTMKQLQQEVDTYIGQFKEGYFQPMEMMARLTEELGELSREVMHEYGPKKKKSSEAENSIEEEMGDVLFVLICMANSMDIDLADAHDRVIDKFNNRDQNRWTRKDEQK
- a CDS encoding YitT family protein, whose protein sequence is MKELKIKNILFILLGAAIYSFGFVHFNIQNELGEGGFAGITLILYFIFNWDPALMNLLLNIPLFFIGWKLLGRKVFLYTIIGTVAVSAFLKVFLVYEIQINLQDDLFLAALFAGVFIGIGLGIIFRFGGTTGGVDIIARLAQKYIGWSMGKTMFLFDAAVIMLSWLTFLDHRSMMYTLVAVFVGARVIDFVQEGAYSGRGALIISNSQEEIASRIAIEMDRGITILRGYGHFTKEEREVLYCVIARNEIVRLKSIINSVDPHAFVSLMDVHDVMGEGFTLDEEKRPIG
- a CDS encoding zinc metallopeptidase, with the protein product MGIGGYIFYFILLLIIPLWAQFKLKRTYAKYSKIRSTSGHTGAQVARIILDANGLHDVKVTESRGMLSDHYNPLTKIVALSSHNYREASVAGTAVAAHEVGHAIQDAEDYSFLRLRHRLVPIVNVSSNMSWIFIMIGFFSAWSGALLIGIILLAAGVVFQLITLPVEFNASSRAMDQLLSHNIIRNEEERDAKKVLSAAAMTYVAATAVAVLELARLILIYTGMNRS